A single window of Myxococcota bacterium DNA harbors:
- a CDS encoding gamma-glutamylcyclotransferase, with the protein MRDAVWIFGYGSLLWRPAFPFAERRGAWITGFERRFWQGSTDHRGVPGAPGRVVTLEHAAGARCCGAAYRIADSERDAVLAALDHRERGGYERLELALSFSGGDGAGGLVYIATPRNPNYLGPAPLEAIAAQVSRARGPSGPNAEYVLRLADALRELGFDDAHVFELERLVRGNGPALAAAS; encoded by the coding sequence ATGCGCGACGCAGTCTGGATCTTCGGGTACGGGTCGCTGTTGTGGCGGCCGGCCTTCCCCTTCGCCGAACGGCGCGGCGCCTGGATCACCGGCTTCGAGCGCCGCTTCTGGCAAGGCTCGACCGACCACCGCGGCGTGCCTGGCGCGCCCGGGCGCGTGGTGACTCTCGAGCACGCCGCCGGCGCGCGCTGCTGCGGCGCGGCCTACCGCATCGCCGACAGCGAGCGCGACGCGGTGCTCGCCGCCTTGGACCACCGCGAGCGCGGCGGCTACGAGCGGCTCGAGCTGGCGCTGTCGTTCAGCGGCGGCGACGGCGCGGGCGGCCTGGTGTACATCGCCACGCCGCGCAACCCCAACTATCTCGGACCGGCGCCGCTCGAGGCGATCGCCGCGCAGGTCTCTCGCGCGCGCGGCCCCAGCGGCCCGAACGCCGAGTACGTGCTGCGCCTGGCCGACGCGCTGCGCGAGCTGGGCTTCGACGACGCGCACGTGTTCGAGCTCGAGAGACTCGTGCGCGGCAACGGCCCGGCGCTGGCCGCCGCCAGCTAG
- the arfB gene encoding alternative ribosome rescue aminoacyl-tRNA hydrolase ArfB, which translates to MPAPRLPFGIPESELELRYSRSSGPGGQNVNKTATKATLHWDARGSRFLPEDVRERFLRAWASRITREGVVVIHAQRHRDQARNAAECVAKLGEMLRAVARPRRARKPTRPGRGAVERRLSEKRHHARAKRERRARDGD; encoded by the coding sequence ATGCCGGCGCCCCGCCTGCCGTTCGGGATCCCCGAGAGTGAGCTCGAGCTCCGGTACTCGCGCAGCTCCGGGCCCGGCGGGCAGAACGTGAACAAGACCGCGACCAAGGCGACCCTGCACTGGGATGCGCGCGGCAGCCGTTTCCTGCCGGAGGACGTGCGCGAGCGCTTCCTGCGCGCCTGGGCCTCGAGAATCACTCGCGAGGGCGTGGTCGTGATCCACGCTCAGCGCCACCGCGACCAGGCGCGCAACGCCGCCGAGTGTGTGGCGAAGCTCGGCGAGATGCTGCGCGCGGTCGCTCGGCCGCGGCGCGCGCGCAAGCCGACCCGGCCGGGCCGGGGCGCGGTGGAGCGGCGTCTGTCGGAGAAGCGCCACCACGCCCGCGCCAAACGCGAGCGGCGCGCCAGAGACGGCGACTGA
- a CDS encoding thioesterase family protein: protein MPRLPSAPPPGVATSTISYRVPFYDTDAMQIVHHARYVHYLELARIVFLDEHDRPYREYVAEGLHYAVTGLQLEYQMAARFDDRLQVTCWLDWLKRVSLQIGYVIRRGDDLIAAATTEHAMVSNEGKLTPIPAARRERLGSLIRR from the coding sequence GTGCCCCGACTGCCCAGCGCCCCGCCCCCCGGAGTTGCGACCTCGACCATCTCGTACCGGGTTCCGTTCTACGACACCGACGCGATGCAGATCGTCCACCACGCGCGCTACGTGCACTATCTCGAGCTGGCGCGCATCGTGTTCCTCGACGAGCACGACCGGCCCTACCGCGAGTACGTGGCCGAGGGCCTGCACTACGCGGTGACCGGGCTGCAGCTCGAGTATCAGATGGCGGCGCGCTTCGACGACCGGCTCCAGGTCACCTGCTGGCTCGACTGGCTGAAGCGCGTGTCGCTGCAGATCGGCTACGTGATCCGGCGCGGCGACGACCTGATCGCGGCCGCGACCACCGAGCACGCCATGGTCTCGAACGAAGGCAAGCTCACGCCGATCCCGGCCGCGCGGCGCGAGCGCCTGGGCTCGCTCATCCGGCGCTAG
- a CDS encoding FAD-dependent oxidoreductase, whose amino-acid sequence MVTLQKVAIVGASLAGLRAAESLRRLGYQGRLLLVGAEKHLPYDRPPLSKEILQGRWDVDRLALRKRPYQELALDLRLGTRATRLDVAARELALDDGTRERFDALVIASGAAPRRLPGQPALEGVHLLRSLDDSLALRAALERKPRVAVIGAGFIGAEVAASCRARGLSVTLVEPLPAPLARALGTEMGSVWAQLHLDHGVDLRCGVGVTAIEGAGRVERVVLSDGARVEVDLVVVGIGAAPETGWLEGSGLALGDGVICDSYCAAAPGIFAAGDVARWHNPLFDEVMRIEHWSNAVEQGTYVAERLAGSDLGAQPFAPVPFFWSDQYDAKIQFAGRMRGDDELRVVAGSLAQRKFTALYGRAGRLTGVLAMSRPRDLARYRRLIAERAGFADAVAAASAG is encoded by the coding sequence GTGGTCACGCTGCAGAAGGTCGCGATCGTAGGGGCCTCGCTCGCCGGCCTGCGCGCGGCCGAGTCACTGCGCCGCCTGGGCTACCAGGGCCGGCTGCTCCTGGTGGGCGCCGAGAAGCACCTGCCCTACGACCGCCCGCCGCTCTCCAAGGAGATCCTGCAGGGCCGCTGGGACGTGGACCGGCTGGCGCTGCGCAAACGGCCGTACCAGGAGCTCGCGCTCGACCTGCGGCTCGGCACGCGCGCCACACGGCTCGACGTGGCCGCGCGCGAGCTCGCGCTCGACGACGGCACGCGCGAGCGCTTCGACGCGCTCGTGATCGCGAGCGGCGCAGCGCCGCGGCGCCTGCCGGGTCAGCCCGCGCTCGAAGGCGTGCACCTCCTGCGCAGCCTGGACGACTCACTCGCGCTGCGCGCAGCGCTCGAGCGCAAGCCGCGCGTGGCGGTGATCGGCGCGGGCTTCATCGGCGCCGAGGTCGCGGCTTCGTGCCGCGCGCGCGGCCTGTCAGTCACCCTGGTCGAGCCGCTGCCCGCTCCGCTCGCCCGCGCCCTGGGCACCGAGATGGGCAGCGTGTGGGCGCAGCTCCACCTCGACCACGGGGTGGACCTGCGCTGCGGCGTCGGTGTGACTGCGATCGAGGGCGCGGGGCGGGTCGAGAGAGTCGTCCTGTCCGACGGCGCGCGGGTCGAGGTGGACCTGGTCGTGGTCGGCATCGGCGCCGCGCCCGAGACGGGCTGGCTCGAGGGCTCGGGTCTCGCGCTGGGCGACGGCGTGATCTGTGACTCGTACTGCGCGGCGGCGCCGGGCATCTTCGCTGCGGGCGACGTGGCCCGTTGGCACAACCCGCTGTTCGACGAGGTCATGCGCATCGAGCACTGGAGCAACGCCGTCGAGCAGGGCACCTACGTGGCCGAGCGCCTGGCGGGCAGCGACCTGGGCGCGCAGCCGTTCGCGCCCGTGCCGTTCTTCTGGTCCGATCAGTACGACGCGAAGATCCAGTTCGCGGGTCGCATGCGCGGCGACGACGAGCTGCGCGTGGTCGCGGGCTCGCTCGCGCAGCGCAAGTTCACGGCGCTCTACGGGCGCGCCGGGCGACTCACCGGCGTCTTGGCGATGAGTCGCCCGCGCGACCTCGCCAGGTACCGGCGGCTGATCGCCGAGCGCGCCGGCTTCGCAGACGCCGTCGCGGCGGCTAGCGCCGGATGA
- a CDS encoding beta-galactosidase trimerization domain-containing protein: MPLRAALAASALAAAATLPQGAPVEPRVTDAAAELRGFVPAPPAWSGEVVNAVLGEGSPGQVERRSGFLAAPERWALVDYVDRAYNYATHGWLARRGTAAEHYGFNEYQETLHLRPEAALALFGERGLARGPMGELVIDPLRTETGRSYIADPIEPRWSALLAYDMAASPLLGDAISQDNLGVSTWSMGPSALGSYSDAAARGFAAWRAARGEPPVAPIRSYLREHFTPSIAALSPYLRPAPADARRASSAARALCADPVFADFQLYRQAANLAVWKRLYTDLRSIAARAGRDFDAHGNLSGSLLGPDPYPLSLAPLVDLPWFESSGLAEYDQFQHGWWNANGALRMEFALGAGAPDRPALFLANPQKKTADLMLHELGEISAGGGVPLANPDLLAQSAPEALAALASLLELRDRHRAVYQARGRVRIADVALLYSVATALFDQCVPNASSSDSPPQNDFGSAARALEDGHVPYDVVVLRHPDLAPGAREPDLSRYKLVLAPSLESLADADLARLTRFLKGGGTLAVLGKLGVRDERNRARGADALAALRAAGKVKLLLGGASFPETRSSPNTKGRALGAQLVAELAPLLPGARVSGDLPQTTWLKLWHHAGGFASAHFVSYALDYATGAARPAPPVTVRLRLPGDVRPERAQWLVPGEPERELSVRLAGGAAEVSLPALRVYGVLVLGPAGAEARASALARGDQRLARARRAGAGASDLDARLGRVAALRRGDPAAYDSAAGALLRALSDERERAYLDGIARLGDAGDPVALFAFGQRADLGPWRAVRADSAYERALGFGWLPRDDDSSASPEERDYAGAIGQDPDALTSVPMASLYWPYLPSALPAPVSSALVSGPARTFRLDLPDGDYRVNLVAANGGWPRMNLLVSGLVTANGRPVLLDTPLDRGALLRRSFTSHVAGGALELRLGGPTGFGIAALQVEKASHSDPEPLAAGGVRRWQLSPRHPNPDWLPLDRLELPEAEPASEALAAPEGIPLVDLGTLAQAEIGDVVVARAEIQRAGPGSAELRVGASSAARVYLNGALVLDLANVKGVEADEGRARVALRAGANRLEVRLERFWERRWLFFASVL, from the coding sequence ATGCCTCTCCGTGCGGCGCTCGCCGCGAGCGCACTCGCCGCTGCCGCGACCCTTCCGCAGGGCGCGCCCGTCGAGCCGCGCGTGACCGACGCGGCGGCGGAGCTGCGCGGCTTCGTGCCCGCGCCGCCGGCCTGGAGCGGCGAGGTGGTGAACGCCGTGCTGGGCGAGGGCAGCCCGGGCCAGGTCGAGCGGCGCTCGGGCTTTCTCGCGGCACCGGAGCGCTGGGCGCTGGTCGACTACGTCGATCGCGCGTACAACTACGCGACTCACGGCTGGCTCGCGCGGCGCGGCACCGCGGCGGAGCACTACGGCTTCAACGAGTACCAGGAGACGCTGCATCTGCGGCCCGAGGCCGCGCTGGCGCTGTTCGGCGAGCGCGGCCTCGCGCGCGGGCCGATGGGCGAGCTGGTGATCGATCCGCTGCGCACCGAGACCGGGCGCTCGTACATCGCCGACCCGATCGAGCCGCGCTGGTCGGCGCTGCTCGCCTACGACATGGCCGCGAGCCCGCTCCTGGGCGACGCGATCTCGCAGGACAACCTGGGCGTCTCGACCTGGAGCATGGGGCCGAGCGCGCTCGGGAGTTACTCCGACGCCGCGGCGCGCGGCTTCGCCGCCTGGCGCGCGGCGCGCGGCGAGCCGCCGGTGGCCCCGATCCGGAGCTACCTGCGCGAGCACTTCACGCCTTCGATCGCGGCGCTCTCCCCCTATCTCCGGCCGGCGCCGGCCGACGCACGGCGCGCCTCTTCCGCGGCGCGCGCGCTGTGCGCCGATCCGGTGTTCGCGGACTTCCAGCTCTACCGCCAGGCGGCCAATCTGGCCGTCTGGAAGCGGCTCTACACCGATCTGCGTAGCATCGCCGCGCGCGCCGGCCGCGACTTCGACGCGCACGGCAACCTGAGCGGCTCCCTGCTCGGCCCCGATCCCTATCCGCTCTCGCTCGCGCCCCTGGTCGACCTGCCCTGGTTCGAGAGCTCGGGCCTGGCGGAGTACGACCAGTTCCAGCACGGCTGGTGGAACGCCAACGGCGCGCTGCGCATGGAGTTCGCGCTCGGCGCAGGCGCGCCGGACCGGCCGGCGCTCTTCCTGGCCAACCCGCAGAAGAAGACGGCGGACCTGATGCTGCACGAGCTCGGCGAGATCTCGGCGGGAGGCGGCGTGCCGCTGGCCAATCCGGACCTGCTCGCGCAGAGCGCGCCCGAGGCCCTGGCCGCGCTGGCGTCGCTGCTCGAGCTGCGCGACCGACACCGCGCGGTGTACCAGGCGCGCGGGCGTGTGCGGATCGCGGACGTGGCGCTCTTGTACTCGGTCGCGACGGCGCTGTTCGATCAGTGCGTGCCGAACGCCAGCAGCAGCGACTCACCGCCGCAGAACGACTTCGGCAGCGCCGCGCGCGCGCTCGAGGACGGCCATGTGCCCTACGACGTGGTCGTGCTGCGCCACCCCGATCTGGCGCCCGGCGCGCGCGAGCCCGACCTCTCGCGCTACAAGCTCGTGCTCGCGCCCTCGCTCGAGAGTCTGGCCGACGCCGACCTCGCGCGACTCACACGCTTCCTGAAGGGCGGCGGCACGCTGGCCGTGCTGGGCAAGCTCGGCGTGCGCGACGAGCGCAACCGCGCGCGGGGGGCCGACGCGCTCGCGGCGCTGCGCGCCGCGGGAAAGGTGAAGCTCCTGCTCGGCGGGGCGTCGTTCCCCGAGACCCGCAGCTCGCCCAACACGAAGGGCCGGGCGCTGGGCGCGCAGCTCGTCGCCGAGCTCGCGCCGCTCCTGCCCGGCGCGCGCGTGTCGGGTGACTTGCCGCAGACCACCTGGCTGAAGCTCTGGCACCACGCCGGGGGCTTCGCGTCGGCTCACTTCGTGAGCTACGCGCTCGACTACGCGACCGGCGCGGCCCGCCCCGCGCCGCCGGTCACGGTGCGCCTGCGCCTGCCCGGCGACGTGCGTCCGGAGCGCGCGCAGTGGCTGGTGCCCGGTGAGCCCGAGCGCGAGCTCTCGGTACGGCTCGCCGGTGGCGCCGCCGAAGTGAGTCTGCCCGCGCTGCGCGTGTACGGCGTGCTGGTGCTGGGGCCGGCGGGGGCCGAGGCGCGTGCCAGCGCGCTGGCGCGCGGTGACCAGCGGCTCGCGCGCGCGCGCCGGGCCGGCGCAGGCGCCTCCGATCTCGACGCGCGCCTCGGCCGCGTCGCGGCGCTGCGGCGCGGTGACCCGGCTGCCTACGACTCGGCCGCGGGCGCGCTCCTGCGCGCATTGTCCGACGAGCGCGAACGCGCGTATCTCGACGGCATCGCGCGCCTGGGCGACGCCGGTGACCCGGTCGCCCTGTTCGCGTTCGGCCAACGGGCCGACCTCGGACCCTGGCGCGCGGTCCGCGCCGACAGCGCCTACGAGCGCGCGCTCGGCTTCGGCTGGCTGCCGCGCGACGACGACTCCAGCGCGTCGCCCGAGGAGCGCGACTACGCGGGCGCGATCGGCCAGGATCCCGACGCACTCACGTCCGTGCCCATGGCCTCGCTCTACTGGCCTTATCTTCCTTCGGCGCTGCCCGCGCCCGTGTCGTCCGCCCTGGTGTCCGGACCCGCGCGCACGTTCCGCCTCGACCTGCCCGACGGCGACTACCGGGTGAATCTGGTGGCGGCGAACGGCGGCTGGCCGCGCATGAACCTCCTGGTGTCGGGCCTCGTGACTGCGAACGGCCGGCCGGTTCTGCTGGACACGCCGCTCGACCGCGGGGCTCTGCTGCGGCGCAGCTTCACGTCGCACGTCGCCGGCGGTGCGCTCGAGCTCCGGCTGGGCGGCCCGACGGGCTTCGGCATCGCGGCGCTCCAGGTCGAGAAAGCGAGTCACTCCGACCCGGAGCCACTCGCCGCGGGCGGCGTGCGCCGCTGGCAGCTCTCGCCCAGACACCCCAACCCCGACTGGCTCCCGCTCGACCGGCTCGAGCTGCCCGAGGCCGAGCCCGCCAGCGAAGCGCTCGCCGCGCCCGAGGGCATCCCGCTGGTCGACCTGGGCACGCTGGCGCAGGCCGAGATCGGCGACGTCGTGGTGGCGCGCGCGGAGATCCAGCGCGCCGGCCCGGGCAGCGCCGAGCTGCGCGTGGGCGCGAGCAGCGCGGCGCGCGTCTATCTCAACGGCGCGCTCGTGCTCGACCTCGCGAACGTGAAGGGCGTCGAGGCCGACGAGGGCAGGGCGCGCGTGGCGCTGCGCGCAGGCGCGAACCGGCTCGAAGTGCGGCTCGAGCGCTTCTGGGAGCGCCGCTGGCTCTTCTTCGCGAGCGTCCTCTAA
- a CDS encoding outer membrane lipoprotein-sorting protein, giving the protein MTPFVRLIGASLFGCVFAAAAPHTARAEEPPPAAIAPDALPLPPEKFDPAALAESYFDESERFDAFLTYEVKRGPAGALFTIARRWRDGLAELLFDIREPASFDKWAMLMHQNRGASDDLFLYAGYATDLKVRRLAASQIERQALFELIALGDYRPTVRGELSYEAAPDETVDAVPCHVVIARTPASYLGFDRLELVFAAEQKLLLMQRFFRGSKEVRRLSTTLADYQDIGGRRLAMRWTARRWADGGQTEIVLKRVVETPDLPDRLFSHLNLKEQRFPEF; this is encoded by the coding sequence ATGACTCCGTTCGTGCGACTCATCGGCGCCTCCCTCTTCGGCTGCGTTTTCGCCGCCGCGGCCCCTCACACGGCGCGCGCCGAGGAGCCTCCGCCCGCCGCGATCGCGCCCGATGCGCTGCCGCTGCCGCCCGAGAAGTTCGACCCGGCCGCGCTCGCGGAGTCGTACTTCGACGAGAGCGAGCGCTTCGACGCGTTCCTCACCTACGAGGTGAAGCGCGGGCCGGCCGGCGCGCTGTTCACGATCGCGCGGCGCTGGCGCGACGGGCTGGCCGAGCTCCTGTTCGACATCCGCGAGCCGGCCTCGTTCGACAAGTGGGCGATGCTCATGCACCAGAACCGCGGCGCGTCGGACGACCTGTTCCTGTACGCGGGCTACGCCACCGACTTGAAGGTGCGCCGGCTCGCCGCCTCACAGATCGAGAGACAGGCGCTGTTCGAGCTGATCGCGCTCGGCGACTACCGTCCGACCGTGCGCGGCGAGCTCAGCTACGAGGCTGCGCCCGACGAGACCGTCGATGCCGTTCCGTGTCACGTGGTGATCGCGCGCACGCCCGCCTCGTATCTCGGCTTCGACCGGCTCGAGCTCGTGTTCGCCGCCGAGCAGAAGCTGCTCCTGATGCAGCGCTTCTTCCGCGGCAGCAAGGAGGTGCGGCGGCTGTCGACGACGCTCGCCGACTACCAGGACATCGGCGGGCGCCGGCTGGCCATGCGCTGGACCGCGCGCCGCTGGGCCGACGGCGGCCAGACCGAGATCGTGCTGAAGCGCGTGGTCGAGACGCCGGACCTGCCCGACCGGCTCTTCAGTCACCTGAATCTCAAGGAGCAGCGCTTCCCGGAATTCTAG
- a CDS encoding LLM class flavin-dependent oxidoreductase, whose amino-acid sequence MARRIGIGFDWQGNLDREKAFARAKLAEDAGIDSLWAAEAWGRDAFSLLTQVAERTTRIQLGTGIVNIYSRTPAALAQHFATLDELSGGRVIIGLGNSGPNVIEHFHGVPFQPALRRMRETVEILRLFFKHEPVKYSGQIFKLERGFTLRFDPVRKEVPIYLATLNPKSVQMTAQIADGWMPVMIPIDQLGAEVTRVNQWVREAGRDPKKFTVRAPGGVTVANTPAQLELARRRSAGTLAFYCARMGEFYYKQLSRQGFQAEADRVRAAWAEGGPEKAAAAVPPAMMNRLGFSGPTEACVERLEEEEAAGATLHSATVLEEDPREAAKILAKLVG is encoded by the coding sequence GTGGCCAGGCGCATCGGTATCGGCTTCGACTGGCAGGGGAATCTGGATCGGGAGAAGGCATTCGCGCGGGCCAAGCTCGCGGAAGATGCAGGGATTGATTCACTCTGGGCCGCAGAAGCCTGGGGACGGGACGCTTTCTCGTTGCTGACTCAGGTGGCGGAGCGAACGACCCGCATCCAGCTCGGCACGGGGATCGTCAACATCTACTCGCGGACGCCTGCGGCGTTGGCGCAACACTTCGCCACCCTGGACGAGCTGTCTGGCGGGCGCGTCATCATTGGCCTGGGCAACAGCGGCCCGAACGTGATCGAGCACTTCCACGGCGTGCCGTTCCAGCCCGCCCTGCGCCGCATGCGCGAGACGGTCGAGATCCTGCGGCTGTTCTTCAAGCACGAGCCGGTGAAATACTCGGGCCAGATCTTCAAGCTCGAGCGCGGCTTCACCCTGCGCTTCGACCCGGTGCGCAAAGAGGTGCCGATCTACCTGGCCACGCTGAACCCGAAGAGCGTGCAGATGACCGCGCAGATCGCCGACGGCTGGATGCCGGTCATGATTCCGATCGACCAGCTCGGCGCCGAAGTGACTCGCGTGAACCAGTGGGTGCGCGAGGCGGGCCGCGACCCGAAGAAGTTCACGGTGCGCGCGCCCGGGGGAGTCACCGTGGCGAATACGCCCGCGCAGCTCGAGCTCGCGCGCCGGCGCTCCGCCGGCACGCTCGCGTTCTACTGCGCGCGCATGGGCGAGTTCTACTACAAGCAGCTCTCGCGCCAGGGCTTCCAGGCCGAAGCCGACCGCGTGCGCGCTGCCTGGGCCGAAGGCGGGCCCGAGAAGGCCGCCGCCGCGGTCCCGCCCGCGATGATGAACCGGCTCGGCTTCTCCGGCCCGACCGAGGCCTGCGTCGAGAGGCTAGAGGAAGAGGAGGCCGCGGGCGCGACCCTGCACAGCGCCACGGTGCTCGAGGAAGACCCGAGGGAGGCGGCCAAGATCCTGGCCAAGCTCGTCGGCTGA
- a CDS encoding acyl-CoA desaturase, with amino-acid sequence MSAPADSLPANLEDPGRGRPADGVLARKQLLPTLIYWGLHALALLVVVTPPSAGVLALTAVTFWVRLLAITGGYHRYFAHRAYRTSRAFQFILALIGTSATQKGPLWWAGGHRRHHRYSDQPGDMHSPREGFWYSHQGWILDTKWERTELENIRDFARFPELVWLNRWHFVPPIALAILCTLIGGFPGVLWGYVFSTVVLWHTTYTINSLAHRWGSVRYQTGDDSRNNWFLALLTLGEGWHNNHHWFMSSARNGFFWWEVDVTYYLLRALAAVGIVWDLKEVPENFLHPTPEMAEAVPAAET; translated from the coding sequence ATGAGCGCTCCCGCCGACTCGCTGCCCGCCAACCTCGAAGACCCGGGGCGCGGGCGTCCCGCCGACGGCGTTCTCGCCCGCAAGCAGCTGCTGCCCACCTTGATCTACTGGGGCCTGCACGCGCTCGCGCTGCTGGTGGTGGTGACCCCGCCCAGCGCGGGGGTGCTGGCACTCACGGCAGTCACTTTCTGGGTGCGCCTGCTCGCGATCACCGGCGGCTACCACCGCTACTTCGCGCACCGCGCCTACCGCACGAGCCGCGCGTTCCAGTTCATCCTGGCGCTGATCGGCACCAGCGCCACGCAGAAGGGCCCGCTGTGGTGGGCCGGCGGTCACCGCCGCCACCACCGCTACTCGGACCAGCCGGGCGACATGCACTCGCCGCGCGAGGGCTTCTGGTACTCGCACCAGGGCTGGATCCTCGACACGAAGTGGGAGCGCACCGAGCTCGAGAACATCCGCGACTTCGCGCGCTTCCCCGAGCTCGTGTGGCTGAACCGCTGGCACTTCGTGCCGCCGATCGCGCTCGCCATCCTGTGCACGCTGATCGGCGGCTTCCCGGGCGTGCTCTGGGGCTACGTGTTCTCGACGGTCGTCCTCTGGCACACGACCTACACGATCAACTCACTCGCGCACCGCTGGGGCAGCGTGCGCTACCAGACCGGCGACGACAGCCGCAACAACTGGTTCCTGGCGCTGCTCACCTTGGGTGAGGGCTGGCACAACAACCACCACTGGTTCATGAGCTCCGCGCGCAACGGCTTCTTCTGGTGGGAGGTCGACGTGACCTACTACCTGCTGCGCGCGCTGGCCGCCGTCGGGATCGTGTGGGACCTGAAGGAGGTTCCCGAGAACTTCCTGCACCCGACGCCCGAGATGGCAGAGGCGGTGCCCGCCGCGGAGACGTGA